The genome window GCGGCCCAGCAGGCGAATAAGCGGCTTGAAGATATGGCCAGGAAATTGGCCGAAATCGCGGGACTGGCTTCTCAACTCGGCAATGGGAAGAACAAGCTCTAAATCCAGGTCCATTCCGTCTCCTTGTCGGGCCGTGCGGGGAAAAGCCCCTGTCGATTCTGATGATGGCAACTGACGCGGACGACGACGAATTCCAGAAAGAATTGCTCGAGCTGTTTGCGCAAGAAGCGCAAGAATGGCTCGATCAGGCGGATGCCGCTCTGAGCGAGCTGGAGAGTCGACCTCCGGCGGATCGACACGCGAAGCTCGTCGAGGTAATCGCGCGGGGACTGACGAATCTCGGCGGCTCCGCTGCGACGGTGAATCTGCCCGACATCGAGCAATCGACGTTCGCCCTCCTCCCGTTCCTGGAGCATTTCCGCAATCCCGATGCCGTCATCCAGCCGGATAGCTTCACGTCGTTCCGTCGTGATCTCCGGGGAATTGCGGCAGCGATTCTGCAGCACGCTCCCGCGTCTTCGACGCAAGTCCTGGGCGACGCCGTGGAGGACAACGATGGAATGGCTTACCGACCGGCGACATTGTTGAACGCACTCAAAGAGCTGCAAGCCGCCCGCGCCCATGCGTCGGAGCCGAGCAGGAATCTGACAGAGGTCGTGATCCGCAAGCTTGAGCGCGACCTGCAACAGGGGTTGGACCAACTTGACGTGTCGTCGCTCCGAACCTTGTTGCAAGAACTGCACGGAATGGATGAGCATTTCCTGGAGACCCTGCGTCGCCGCATGCCGGCGATCACGCAAGTAGTGGCCCGTCTCAAGGAAACCGCTCCCGCCGGTGCCCTGCCGGACCATGGGTTGAACGAGACGATTCGCCAAGTCCAAGACCTGCGTGAGGCCGCCAAGACCGCCAACGCTGACCCCATCGTGACATTTTTGACCGGATTGCATAGCTTTTTGACCGTGGTGGCGCAACGCCGGGTCGTACTCGCCGCGGAAAGAATCGAAGCCGTGGCATCCCGCCTGCCTGTGGTAGTGTCCATGGCTCAACAGTGGGTCGCCGTCGGACAAAATGAGCGGGCGGCGATCGACAAACTTCTGCCCGCGTGAGACTTGCTTTCCGTTCCGTCGATGGCGGCATCGGATTCCATCCACCTCAACTTTCGCAAGTTCTTGACTAATCGTCGGATTCGGACTAAGTGTTGACCAAGGATTGCTGCACAAGCGCAGCATGGATGGGTGCAACATGCACTACGAAGAGTATTGGGGTTTGCGGGAGGCGCCCTTCGAAAACGTACCGGATCCCCGGTACTATTTCCCTTCGGTCAAGCACGAGTCGGCACGGCAACGGCTGCGATATGGGATTCAGGCGCGCAAAGGAGCGGTCATGTTGACCGGAGAGATCGGGTGTGGAAAGACGCTGCTGAGCCGGGAGCTGATTGTGAACCTCCCGAGATTCCAATATGACATTGGGTTGGTCGCGAATCCGGCGCTGCAGGCGGGAGAGTTTCTCTCCGAGGTGCTCTACCAATTCGGGATCGAACCCGCCGGAAGCAAAGTGGAGCAGGTCCGCGGTCTGAACGATAGGCTGTTGACCAATCACGAACAGGGGCTCGATACTGTGCTGATCGTCGATGAAGCGCAGGCCATCGAAGACGACCACGTTTTCGAGGACCTCAGGCTTCTGCTCAACTTCCAACTAAACCATCGCTTCCTGCTGACGCTGGTACTGATGGGGCAACCGGAACTGAAGGAACGGGTCGAACGAAACCCACAACTCAATCAACGGATCAGCATCCGATATCACCTTGCGCCCTTCAACGCCGAGGAGACACGCGACTATATCGTCACCCGCATGACCGCGGCCGGCTGTCAACATGAGGTGTTTACCAAGGACGCCGCTTGCCAGATCTTTGAGCACACCCGCGGCGTGTGTCGGCTGATCAATTCGCTTTGCGATCTCTGCCTCTTGCTGGGGGCGATGGACAAGGCCGAGCGCATCGACGCCGGCCTGGTCGATCATGCCTGCCAGATGGCGTAACCGATCGGGGACACAAGGCATTCCGGTGATGGAGAGGCACGGTCAGAAGGCGAACGAGCGGCCCGGTTTGATTCCTCCCGGCGGCGCGCGATCCGATCGCCATGACGGTCCCGCTCGGTCCGATCCGCTGTCGAGCGAAAACTGGTACGGGCGCGCCGAGCAAGAGCTCTTGCGGATCGCTGCCGCAGTTCGACAGGAACGGGACTTCAGCCTGGACGAACTGTCCATCATCGCAACCGGCATTGTGTCGTCGATCCGGGCGAGCGATCGGCTCGTCGTGCAAGCGCTTTCCAGTCCAGCCGGAGATCCCCTCATTACCAACCTTGTCAACGTCGGGATCCTGGCGACCAAAGTCGGGATGGGGTTGGCCTATTACGGAGCGGAGCTGGAACGACTTGCCTTGGCCGGACTTACGCACGACATCGGAATCTTTGCCGTGCCTCCATCATTAGTGACCAAATCCGGGCGACTGACGCAGGAGGAGCGGGCGCTGATTGAGCGTCATCCGGAGCTGGGATTCCGCCTCATGAAGAAACTCGACCGCGAGTACGACTGGCTGGCGCAACTTGTGCTGCAAGCTCATGAACGCCTGACCGGGCAGGGGTATCCCAACAAACTCAAAGGGCGGCAGATCAGCGAAATGGCGCAGATTATCGGCGTCGTCGACGTGTTTGATGCGCTAGTCAGCCCGCGGCCCTACCGACGACGGCTGCTGCCGCATGAAGCGATACGAGAACTGCTGGTGACGGAAAGGACCTCCTTCCCGAGAGAAATCATGAAGGCGCTCGTCGAGCAATTATCCGTCTATCCGCTCGGGACCATCGTCCGGCTGAATACCGGTGAGACCGGAGTGGTTGTCCGCATCAATCCGCGGTATCCCATGCGGCCGATTGTACGGGTCAATGAAAAGCAAGGACCGGGGGACTCTACCTATTCCGACGAGATCGACTTGAGTATCGCGCCGTTGGTTTCCATCGTGGAAACGCTCGATCCTCCGGCCGTCGACCGGGTCTCTTTTGCATCCGGACCTTTCACTCCGCCGCCGCCTTCGCTGAAAGCGGGGTCGGCGTCCGAGCAGTTTTCCGTTCTCCTTGAAAGTCTCGACGCCATTGCCTCAGCAATCCAGACGGTCGTGGAGACGAAAGCCAGGAACGGTGCCGATGTCGAGGCGTCGTCCGTTCAGATCGACCAGGCGATTTCCCTGACGCCGGTGAGCGACACCGGAGACGCGCTTTTCCATAAAGAGGTGTTGGGGCTCTTCGCCTTGGAGGCGCGGGAATGGCTTTCGCAAATCCAAGGCGCGTTGGAGAAATTGCAAGGGGAACCGTCGCTCCACTTGCGCGCCAAGTTGGCGGATGTGATCCTCCACGGCATCACCAATTTGGGTAAGTCGGCCGCCACTGTGCGGCTGCCCGACATCGAGCGCATGGCGTTCAGTCTGGTGCCCATCCTGCAGTCGGTCGGAGGCCAAGAAGTCGTCGCGACAAGCGAACAATTTGCTTCCTTGCAAGAGGGGATTGACCGTATTACCGCCGCCGTACGGGATTTGACGGCAGGCAGCAACATCGTCGGAAACATCGCGGCTACAGGCTGTCGGGCCCCTACCGTAACCGACTCGGGGCGCGCTGAGCGGGTCCATCCCGAGATGCCGAAGCAGGAGCCGTCGCAAGCCGATGTCGAATCACGGAGGGTGACGGGTTCCGCCCCGATCCTGGACGTCCTGCGTGACTGGCGTCATGCGAAGACCCGATCCGTCGAGCCGACACGCGATGTGTTGGATACGGTCATCCGGTTGGCCGAACAAGAGATCGAGTGCGGAACCGGGGCGGTCGATGCGCGGGTCATTGAACGAATCTTGCAAGAGCTTGAGGGAATGGATGAGCAGTTCCTGGGCGAGGTGCAGACACGCGTTCCTATCATCATGCGTGCAGTGTCGGCTCTGCGGAGAAGCAGCGACGAGACGGCGATTTCCAGTGAAAGCCTGGAGCCGATCATCGCGGAGGTAGAGTTTCTTCATGAAGCGGCCAGAAAGGTCAATGCCTCGGCCATTATGCTGTTTCTGCAAGGACTGCGAACCTTTCTGACGGTCGCGTCCTATCGGAAGGTGGCACTGGCTCTACAGCGGCTCGAAGCCATTGAAGCCCGGCTCGACGCGCTGATTCCCATGGCCCAACAATGGGTCGACGTCGGACGCATCGAACGAGCGTCGATCGGTGAGATCCTCCCGACCTGATCCGTGTCGGTGGGGTAGGCTGTCTTGTCTCAAATCCCTGCAGCGGTTCAGACAAGAGACTCGCCGAGTCTATTGAAATCTCGACGGATACGTCGCGTAAAATCCGGGTAGTTCGTGCGCGGCATCGACCAGACGTCGCAACGCCTCTTCATTCACATCCTTACCCACCATCAGCCCACAGAATTTGTGGACAGGGCTTCCTTTTGAACATGCCGGAATGAACAGCAGTGCCATCCGTGCCAAGCACGGGCGAAGCGCGATATAATTCAGCGCGAATGCGTGCCGGCTAGAACGTTTCACCGGGCCATGAGAGACCAACGACGCTGTTGACGACGATGCCGAAATTAGTGACAGTCCGTCGGCTGGAAGGGAACGTCGAGAAAGCCAGGGATTATGTCAAAACGCACATTCTCTTTCCGTCCGGCCTTCTCGGGTTGATCTTCATGGTCGCTGGAACCGCAGCCTTGGGCTACCAGTTGCTCGCGACGGATAGCTATACCTGGGCGACATTCGTGCAGAGTATGGGATTGCTGGTGCTCGGAGCCGTATTAGGCTGGGGGCAAACGAAATATCATCAATACCTATTGCGCGAGCATCCAGATGTGTTTGCGTCCCGAATGAAGACCTTCACGCAGGCGGCTCGCGGCCGTGCGAAAAAAGAACCGTCGCCGTCGCCGGTCGTTCACCGGGGGCGCGAATTCGTGCCGTTGGCCTATCTGGCCGGTATGCTTGTATTGCTCTCGGCTTCGGCCGTGAGCGCGGTGCTCGGCCACGTGTATTACGTAGCGGCTTATCTCATGCCCTGGGCGGGGTTTTTCTGGGCCAAGCTGTTTTTTTGGCGGAATGTGATCCGGTAATGAGGGTCGAGCAGTGGTGGTCCGGCCGCTCACGAGCGCCGCTTTTTCTTCTTCGTCTGTGTCCGCGCTTCCAGGAGTCGGATCCGTTCCTCCAATTCACGCACTTTCTGGCGCAGTTCGGGCAGCCGGGGAATGACGGCCTGCGCCTTGATGAATGTCTCATGGGGCATGGCAGGGGCTCCGGACACGATCTGATTCGGCTCCAGGTTCCGCGTGACTCCGGCGCGGGCCGCGATCATGACTTGGTCGCCGATGCGGATGTGGTCCGCCAACCCGGCCTGACCGCCGACCATCACATGACGACCCAACGTTGTGCTGCCCGCGATGCCGACTTGTGCCACCAGAATGTTATCTTCTCCGACCGTCACGTTGTGGGCGATCTGGACGAGGTTGTCCACCTTGGTCCCCCGTTTGATCACGGTCTGGCCGAACGTGGCCCGGTCCACCGTGACGTTGGCGCCGAGTTCCACGTCGTCCTCGATGATCACCCCGCCCAGTTGCGGAATCTTGTGATGCCGGCCTTGATGCTGCACATATCCGAAGCCGTCGCTTCCGATCACCGTCCCGCTGTGGATGATGACGCGGGCCCCGATGACGCATCTTTCCCGGACGACGACGTTGGGGTAGAGCACGGAGTCGTCACCGACCGTTGAATCCTCGCCGATGAATACGCCCGGAAAGAGCGTCACACGGGCTCCGATCCGCACGCGATCTCCCAACGTCACGAACGGCCAGATAGAGGCGTCGGGTCCGATCTGCACGGCGGCTCCTCGAACGAGATCGGCTGCAATGCCGCGCGGCCGGTACGGCTCGGTGAAGAACCGCTGCGCGACGCAGACGAAGCTGTACGAGGGATCGGGCACCACGAGTTGAGGGCCGGCCAATTGCGCGATCTTGCGCCCGACGATGAATGCGCCGGCTTTCGAGGCCAAGGCCGCTTTTACGAAGCGGTCTGAGGCCACGAAGGTCAAGTCCTGCGGCCCGGCGTCTTCCAGACTGGAAATTCCGAAGACCATCGCGTCGCCGGGACCGAACAGCTCTCCTCCGATGAAGTCGCGGATCCGGGAGAGCGGAATGGACGAAGTGGACGGCGGGGATGACATGGTGCGGTTATTTCCTCGCGCGGCTGCGCTTGACGGGGCTCTTGGCCGCCTGTTTGGCGGAGGCCGCCGGCTTCAGCCGGCGTTCCACATAGCCGATTACATCGCCCACGGTGACCAGCCCTTGCAAGTCTTGATCGGGAATTTGCAGATCGAACGCTTCTTCGATCTTGAACAACAGTTCGATCGTCGCCATGGAGTCCAACCCTAGGTCGTCTCGAAGGCTGTAGTCCGTTCCGATCGACCGTTTGTCTCGTTTCAGATATTCGGCCAGCGCCGTCAAAATGCGATCGGCGATCGCTGAATCAGCAGCCATGGTCACTCCGGTTGCGCGATCTGCGTTGCGTTCGTCGACGATGAAAGGACAACGCCGCCCCTGGACTCAACGGGATAGTTTCTTCAACACGACGGCCGCGTTGTTGCTGCCGAATCCGAAGGCGTTCATGAGGGCGACGCGAATCCGCCGTTCCTGAATCGACTTCGAAATCCCGGGAAGGGCGCAGGCTGGGTCCGGGTCGTCATAATTGATGGTCGGATGGATCTGCCCGGTTTCGATCGCGAGGGCGGAGACGATCGTACCGATGGCTCCGGCGGCGCCCAAAGTGTGTCCGATCAGCGACTTGGTCGCGTTAATGAGAAGCCGATTCGCCCATGATTTGAAGACGTCCTTGACGGCTTTGATCTCCACGGCGTCGCCGATCGGCGTCGCGGTCGCGTGCGCGTTGACGTAATCCACCTGCGCCGGCGTAATGCCCGCGTCTTTCAACGCCAACCTGATCGTCGTCGCGACTTCCATCCCGTCCTCGCGGGGGATCACCATGTGATACGCTTCGCTGGTCGCGGCGTAACCGGCCACTTCGGCGTACATGCGCGCCTTACGTTTTTTTGCGTGGCTCAGCGATTCCAGGATCAACGCTCCGGCTCCTTCGCCCATCACAAAGCCGTCGCGATTCCGATCGAAAGGACGTGACGCGCTGGCCGGCCGGTCGTTGAAACGCGTGGAGAGGGCGCGCAGGGAACAGAAGCCGGCGAAGACCAGGGGGGTGATGCTGGCGTCGGCGCCCACGGTAATCACGACGTCGGCCTGACCGTTGCGAATGCAGTTCAACGCCTGGCCGACGGCGTGCGCGCTCGACGAACAGGCGGTCGAGATCGTCAGGTTCGGGCCTTTGGCGCCGAAATGCATGGCCACGATACCGGAGGCCGAATTCAAGGTGATGACGGGGATGAAATTGGGATGCACGCGATGCGGTTTCCGTTGCTGGTAGAGTTGGGTGATCTCGCGCTCGCCCATCACCATGCCGCCCATACCGGCTCCGACGATCACGCCGACGCGGTGCGGGCGTTCCATCTCCATCCGCAGGCCAGAATCCGCCATCGCTTCCTTCGCGGCCACCAGGGCGAATTGCGCATACCGATCTACCCGCTCGGCCTGGGTGGGAGCGAGGAATTGCGCCGGATCGAAATGGAGCACCTGTCCCGCCACCCGCGAACGGTACCCATCGATCGGAAACGGATCGAACGATTCGATGGCGGAAACGCCCGAGCGGCCCTCCAACGCGGACTTCCAAAACTGCCCGGTGCCGATTCCGATCGGGGACACCACGCCGAGGCCTGTAATCACGACCCGTTGAGTCATACGTCCCGATCACCTTTTACCGGAAGGCTGCCGAGCAGTCAACTTCCCTTTCCTGGATCGAAGAGATCGGACAGGCCCAAGTCCGTCGGCGGAGCGGGTCAATAGCGGACTTTCAGCAGCAGATAGAGACCGAACGAAAGGAAAACCAGGTTGGAGATCCAGCCGGCGATAATGGGCGCCAGCACGCCGCTTCGTCCCAAGGCGATCGCTATGGAATGCGTGGACCAGTAGCAAAAGCCGATCACCAGCGCTTGTCCGATCCCGATGGCCATGCTGCCTCCGCCGCGGGTGCCGCTCCGTCGCAGGCTCAATGCGATCCCGACAATGACCATGATGATCGTTACGAAGGGAAAAGCCACCCGTCCATAATAATCGGTGAGAAACCGGGCGAAACTATACCCGTCTTTGCTCAGACGCTCGATGTAGGCGCGGATGTCCCGAAAGGTCATCGTGTCGGATTCGACCGAGAGCCACGTGCTGAAGTCTTCCGGAATCTGCGAGAGCCCGATAGGCTCGCTCTCGAACTCCGTCGCCCGGACCGTCCCGTCCGGGAGGATTTTCCTGTGACGGCCGCTCTGCAGGATCCATCCGCCGGAAGCATAGCGGGCTTCCTTGGCCTCGGTAATTTCCGTCAGTTGAAAGCCGTGGCTGAGTTGGTACAGACGGAGTCCCCGGAGGACCGCTCCGCCCGGTTCGACCAACTCGAAATTCATCAACGTCCGAGTACCGATTCTGATCCAAGGTTGAGGCGCCTTCAACGACATGGACGGCGGTTTCTTTTCAATGTTGACGGTTTTCACATATTCGGCCCGTGCGTTCGACAGCGGGATCACGGTGGCGCTGAACGCCAGCAGGACAAGTCCGACAAGAAGGGCGAAGAAAAGAAAGGGCGAGGCGACCCGGAAGAGGCTGATCCCTGAGCTCCGCATCGCGGTAATCTCGTGGTTGCGCGACAGCATCCCCAAAGTCAGGAGCGTCGCCATCAGGACAGCCAGCGGAGCAATCTGGAAAGAAATGCCAGGTGTTCTGAGCAAAAAGAATACAGCAATATCAGTGGCTTCCGCGTCATAGCGAAGGAATCGCCGCAACTTTTCGAAAAAATCAACGACCAGGTAGACCGTCATCAACCCGGCGAAGCACATGGCGAAGATTTTGGCATATTCGCAGAGCAGATATCGAAACAGAATGCCCATGTCGTTACCGCCTGTTCATTCGATAGAAGGCCGCCACAGTGACCGCGAGAAATATTCCGTTCGGCAACCAGGCGCCTGCGAACGGCGGAAGCACGAGGGTCGTGACGAGAAACTCGCACATGACGTTGAGCACATAGTAGGCGATGATGACCATGACGCCGACGGCGAAGCCGCCGATTCGTCCCGACCGTTTGGAGACGATTCCGACCGGAATCCCCAGGATGCAAAACACGAGCGACGCGGTCGGAAACGCCAGATCCTTGTAGTATTCGGTCAGGCGACGCAAGGCGCCGGGATCGGTCCAGTTCGATTGCTCCAACTGCGCCAGCGTCGATTCCAGCGAGGGACGGTCATCGGCCGGCGCGTAGAGATGAGCGAAGCTCAACTTCAGGTCATAGGTGGAGAAGGACACTTGTCGATACTCGTTGAGCGAGTCCGGGCTGCTATGGATAACCCCGTCCTGCAGCCGAAGAGCGACCTGATTCGTGCGTCTGTCCGTCAGGACCAAGTACTCGCGGGCGACAATGATGCGCGGTTCGTCCGGGTTCCTCGAGTCGGAGACGAAAATGCCCGATCGACCGCCGTCGGCTTCTTTTTCGGGGATGAAGATCGTCATGCCCGGAATGGGTTCGTTAAACACGCCTCGATCCAGGGCCAAGACCAGTTGGTCTCGGAGCAGATTGAGCGCCACCTTCTTCAGGTTGACGCTGGTCCAGGGCTGTCCCCACTGGGAAAGGGTGAGGGTCAGCCCGCATACCACAACCGCGAACAGGAACACCGATCTGGAAAGCCGCAGGAGGCTCAAGCCTGCGGCCCGCATGGCGACTAATTCCTTGTCGTAGGAGAGTCGTCCGAAGGCGGTAATCGATGCGATGATACCCGCGATGGGCAGCGTGAGGACCAGGAATGAGGGCAGCAAATGAGCGAAGACCTTGAGCACCGCAAAAAATCCGACCCCCTTTGAAACGAGCAGCTCCACCAGCCGCAGCAACTCTCGAGTCAGCATGACGAAACAGAGGGCGCCCAGGCTGATAAAAAACGGCGGGACGAGTTCCAAGAAGATGTAGCGATCCAAGATGGTGCGTAGCAGCATTGGGCGGACTCTCCCCGTAAGCGGTGCGCAAGAAAATCCCAATAAGAATAAGGGACTGCGAAGACATTGTAAACACATCGCCGCCGATCGTTCCCTGACCTCCGTACGGAGTTTTCTGCAGGAAGGCCAAAGAACTGCTTGACAAGCTCAGGAGCGCTATGTTACATGCCAGCCCGAATTTTGCCCTGGGCAAATGTCTCACGTCACCGGAACAACCCCCCCGTACGAAGCCTGTTGCTCAGCGCGATTATTCCTATTCCATTTTCATGCCGTTTCTATTCGGACGCATGTGTCCGCAGCACTCGTGGGCCCAGCGACTCGATGTCGGGGAGCTGTAGAGGAAAGGAGGGTTCTGTGAAAACAAAGGGGACTGTTAAGTGGTTCAACGATCGGAAAGGATTTGGCTTTATTCGATTGGAAAGCGGGGAAGATGTGTTTGTGCACTATTCAGCCCTTCAAGGCGAGGGTTTCAAGACTCTCAAGGAAGGCGAAAACGTCGAATTCGACATTGTGCAGGGAGCCAAGGGGCCTCAGGCAGCCAATGTGATGAAAACCTGACCTGAGTCGCTGTTGGTTCCCCTTCGTTTCTAGCACCGACTCATTAGGAGACCCCGCTCGCCCGGGCGGGGTCTTTCCGTCTGTAGCACGAATTCGTTCGATCCGGCCCGCGCCATACTTAAGCTTTTTGCCCCCCTGAGGCCCTGTCATTCGGACCGTTTCCTTGACAAAACCCATTGAAACTGCTAGCGTTTGCGTATCGTGGAGGTCCGTGTTGGCGGCCGATCGCAGTACGATCCTGCAGAATGCGCAGCTCTTTGCCTCGCGGGGCCAGTTCGACGCCGCCATCGCCGAATGGAAGAAACTCACCGCTGAATCCTCCACCGACGGTACCATCTATAACACGATCGGCGATCTCCATCTCAAGCGCAACGCGCCGGGCGATGCGATTGTGGCCTATCTTCAGGCCGCCTCGGCGTTTCGAGCCGAAGGAGCGACGCTCAAGGCGATTGCCGCCTACAAGAAAGTCCTCAAAGTCGATCCCTCACGGTACGAAGTGTACCGCCATCTCGGCGATCTCAATGCGGAGCGAGGGCTGCTGAGCAGCGCGGTCGCCGATTACTTGACGCTCGGCAAATACTATCTCAAGGAACGCAAGACCAAGGAAGCGCTGGAGATTTACAAGAAAATCATCAGCCAGGACCCGTCCAACCTCGACGCGCAGCAGCGCGTCGCCGAGCTGTGCCTCCAAGAAAATCTGCAGGATGAAGCCGTCAAGGTGTACCTGCAGCTCGGGCGGGAACGGTCGGCGCAGCAGCGCTATGACGAGGCCCGGGACGCGTATCTGGCCGTCCTCCGAATCGATCCGACCAACAGCGAGGCGGCTCAATACGTTCAGAATTACGACAAAGACGCGGCCGAAGGGATGCGTGGGGTCCGGCCGAGCCCGGTTCAGTCGGCGCCGCCTGCAAAAAGTTCGGAACCGACGAATCTGCTGGCCGAGGCGACCAGGCGTATGGAAGAAGGGCAGTACGCGGGCGCCGAAGCGATCCTCACCCAACTCCTGACCCGCGAACCGGGCAATCCGCAAGTCTGCCAGTTGCTCGCCCGGCTCCATCTCCAACGAGGGGACCTTCAAGTCGCGCTCAACGAGTATCGGTTTCTCGCTGGGGCGGCCATGCGGGCGCAGGATTACACGTTGGCCGAGTCCCTCATCAACGAATACCTGAGCGTCGAACCGACTTGCGTGGCGTTGCTCGAGATGCTGGGTTCCCTGTACGAGGAAAAAGGCGACGGCGCCGCCGCGGCGATCCACTACGGCAAAGCCATCGAGGTTCTGTTGGAACATCCGGAGCCCGGTATGCCGATGTTGCCGGCCGAGCTTTACGCCAAGGTCAAACTCCTGGCACCTGCCAGCCCGGTGATTCAGAAATTCGCGCGTGTATTCGAGCCCGGAGCCGTCGCACCTCACCCGCAGGAGATCGAAGAATCTGCGAGCGAAGCCGACAGGGTCCCTTCTCAGCCGGGATCCGAGGTATCCGCTCACGTTGGGCCTCCGTCTGCTTCGCCGCAGGATGCGGCCGCGAGCGAGCCCGTCGCTTCGGAGGATACCCAAGGCGAACTCGCGGGTTCCGATGAGGCGAGCGTCGGCGGGTTTGCCATCCAGGGGGCGGAGCCGGACGATGCATGGAACACCACGTCCAAAGTCAATTTGAAACAAGATCGGCATTTCCCGTCTCAAAGCGCCAGGGCCGACAGCCAGTCGCCCGTGGAGTCTGCGCAGGCGAAGGGAACTTCTCGGTCCAAAGATCGTGATGCCGAGGACCGGCTGGATTTACTCGATCGGGTCCGGACGTTGATCCTCAATCGTCGGTATGTGGCGGCGGAAACGATTCTCTCCCAGTTGCTGGCCGAGCAGCCCGATGATTGGGAAGCGCTCCGACTGATCGGACGGTTGCTCGAAGAGAAGGGCGACGCGGCGGCCGCCGCGTTGCAGTATGCTAAGGCGTTGGACATTCTGCTTCAGCATCCCGATCGGGGAGCGGAATCGCTGCCGACTGAGTTGTATCACAAGGTGAAAGCGCTGGCGCCGGCCAGTCCTGTGGTCGCCGAGCTGGCGTCTCGATTCGAGCCGGTCATACAGGATGAAGCTCCCGTGGCGCCGCAAGGCGCTTCCGTTCAACCGTCCACGGCGGCCCAAAAACCGCAAGAAGAGCAAACCGGAGAAGAGGAGTATGAGGTCCGGTACACGCTCGGCGTCGCGTATCAAAACATGGGGTTGTTAGATGAAGCGATCGAGGAGTTTCGGCTGTCCATGCAGGGGCCAAAATCGTTTATGGATGCCTCGCTCATGCTGGCGCGCTGTCTGAAGGAACAAGGACAGCATAAAGCGGCCATCGCGCATTTGGAGCAGACCCTGGCCGATCCCCGCTGTGTCGACGAGAAGACGCCGGCGATCCGGTATGAATTGGGTCTCCTGTATGAAGCCGAGGGGCTTTTCGACAGCGCACTGAGGGTGTACGAAACGATTCCGCAGTTTCAGGACGTGCCGCAGCGGATCGAATGGATCAGAGGACAGGGTCGACCCGGAGCGTCGGTCGCCGACCCGTCCGGACAGGCGAAACCGCAGGCCCAGGGCGGGCGCGAGCAGCCGGTCCATGCCGCATCGGCGCCGCCTCAGCAGGAGCGGAAGAAACGCCGGATCTCCTATCTCTAGCCTACGCCTTACCCTATGAGCCTCCTGGAGTTCTTCCATCTGAAAGAAAGCCCCTTTTCCACCACTGTCGACAATCGATTCTTCTATAAGACGCAGCAGCATGCCGAAGCGCTCGTCCGGCTCAAGTACGCCGCCGAACATATGAAAGGTCTGGCGGTCCTGGTCGGTGACATCGGAACGGGCAAAACGACCCTGGCCACCCGGCTGCTGGAGGACTTGGAAACCGGGGACTATGACGCGGCCCTGCTCGTCGTGATCCACGCGGCGGTGACGTCGGAGTGGATGCTCCGCAAGATCGCGCTGCAGCTCGAAATTCCCTCCCCGGCCGACACCAAGACCGAGCTGCTGACGCAACTTTCCCGGCGGCTGCAGGAGATCTTCGAATCGGGGAAGAAAGCGGTGGTGCTGATCGACGAGGCGCAGATGTTGCGCAGCCGGGATCTCATGGAAGATTTTCGCGGGCTGCTCAATATCGAGCTCGACGGTCGAAAGGCGGTGACCTTCATTCTCTTCGGGCTCCCCGAGCTGGATCAGGTGTTGGCGCTGGACCCGCCGCTTCATCAGCGGGTCGCCATGCGGTATCAATTGGCGCCCCT of Nitrospirota bacterium contains these proteins:
- a CDS encoding AAA family ATPase, with the translated sequence MHYEEYWGLREAPFENVPDPRYYFPSVKHESARQRLRYGIQARKGAVMLTGEIGCGKTLLSRELIVNLPRFQYDIGLVANPALQAGEFLSEVLYQFGIEPAGSKVEQVRGLNDRLLTNHEQGLDTVLIVDEAQAIEDDHVFEDLRLLLNFQLNHRFLLTLVLMGQPELKERVERNPQLNQRISIRYHLAPFNAEETRDYIVTRMTAAGCQHEVFTKDAACQIFEHTRGVCRLINSLCDLCLLLGAMDKAERIDAGLVDHACQMA
- a CDS encoding HD domain-containing phosphohydrolase, whose protein sequence is MERHGQKANERPGLIPPGGARSDRHDGPARSDPLSSENWYGRAEQELLRIAAAVRQERDFSLDELSIIATGIVSSIRASDRLVVQALSSPAGDPLITNLVNVGILATKVGMGLAYYGAELERLALAGLTHDIGIFAVPPSLVTKSGRLTQEERALIERHPELGFRLMKKLDREYDWLAQLVLQAHERLTGQGYPNKLKGRQISEMAQIIGVVDVFDALVSPRPYRRRLLPHEAIRELLVTERTSFPREIMKALVEQLSVYPLGTIVRLNTGETGVVVRINPRYPMRPIVRVNEKQGPGDSTYSDEIDLSIAPLVSIVETLDPPAVDRVSFASGPFTPPPPSLKAGSASEQFSVLLESLDAIASAIQTVVETKARNGADVEASSVQIDQAISLTPVSDTGDALFHKEVLGLFALEAREWLSQIQGALEKLQGEPSLHLRAKLADVILHGITNLGKSAATVRLPDIERMAFSLVPILQSVGGQEVVATSEQFASLQEGIDRITAAVRDLTAGSNIVGNIAATGCRAPTVTDSGRAERVHPEMPKQEPSQADVESRRVTGSAPILDVLRDWRHAKTRSVEPTRDVLDTVIRLAEQEIECGTGAVDARVIERILQELEGMDEQFLGEVQTRVPIIMRAVSALRRSSDETAISSESLEPIIAEVEFLHEAARKVNASAIMLFLQGLRTFLTVASYRKVALALQRLEAIEARLDALIPMAQQWVDVGRIERASIGEILPT
- the lpxD gene encoding UDP-3-O-(3-hydroxymyristoyl)glucosamine N-acyltransferase, giving the protein MSSPPSTSSIPLSRIRDFIGGELFGPGDAMVFGISSLEDAGPQDLTFVASDRFVKAALASKAGAFIVGRKIAQLAGPQLVVPDPSYSFVCVAQRFFTEPYRPRGIAADLVRGAAVQIGPDASIWPFVTLGDRVRIGARVTLFPGVFIGEDSTVGDDSVLYPNVVVRERCVIGARVIIHSGTVIGSDGFGYVQHQGRHHKIPQLGGVIIEDDVELGANVTVDRATFGQTVIKRGTKVDNLVQIAHNVTVGEDNILVAQVGIAGSTTLGRHVMVGGQAGLADHIRIGDQVMIAARAGVTRNLEPNQIVSGAPAMPHETFIKAQAVIPRLPELRQKVRELEERIRLLEARTQTKKKKRRS
- a CDS encoding acyl carrier protein, with protein sequence MAADSAIADRILTALAEYLKRDKRSIGTDYSLRDDLGLDSMATIELLFKIEEAFDLQIPDQDLQGLVTVGDVIGYVERRLKPAASAKQAAKSPVKRSRARK
- the fabF gene encoding beta-ketoacyl-ACP synthase II → MTQRVVITGLGVVSPIGIGTGQFWKSALEGRSGVSAIESFDPFPIDGYRSRVAGQVLHFDPAQFLAPTQAERVDRYAQFALVAAKEAMADSGLRMEMERPHRVGVIVGAGMGGMVMGEREITQLYQQRKPHRVHPNFIPVITLNSASGIVAMHFGAKGPNLTISTACSSSAHAVGQALNCIRNGQADVVITVGADASITPLVFAGFCSLRALSTRFNDRPASASRPFDRNRDGFVMGEGAGALILESLSHAKKRKARMYAEVAGYAATSEAYHMVIPREDGMEVATTIRLALKDAGITPAQVDYVNAHATATPIGDAVEIKAVKDVFKSWANRLLINATKSLIGHTLGAAGAIGTIVSALAIETGQIHPTINYDDPDPACALPGISKSIQERRIRVALMNAFGFGSNNAAVVLKKLSR